Below is a window of Dictyostelium discoideum AX4 chromosome 1 chromosome, whole genome shotgun sequence DNA.
CATTACCAGCTGGTGTATTAAGTATTGGTATATTCTTTATGGTATTAACAGTAGCAGGATGTATCGTAGCTTATAAAGAGAAAATGGTAGGATTGGTATTCTACACAATATTGATGTTGGTTTTATTAgttgttttaattggtattggtggtgAAGCATTAACTTACCATAATGCTGATATCGGTATTGAAATCGAAGATAATTGGAAAAACATCTCATATTCAAATCAAAGtgttgtaattaaaaaattggaacAATTCTTTgaatgttgttgttttgatgAAAGTgatctaaaattaaattgtacTGCATTATGTCCACAAgatgatcaaaaaaatatattatataatggTACTTTTTGTTATGATGTAATATTTGGTGCTGTAAATTCGAAATTGTATTTAGTTGGTAGTGCTGGTGTTGCAATTGGTGTGATTGAATTGGTTTCATTAATGTTtgctttatttttaattgttagattatataaatcaaattcttatagataataataaataataaataaaataataataataaataaaataataaataataataaataacaattaattaaaaatattaaataaaaataaaatattcataatttgaatatttctttttttttttttcaccccCTCCCCTAAACTCTTAAAATTTCATATGTTTTtctcataattttttttttttattttttttattttttttattgataattttcatttttttttttttttttttctttttattttcatcatttttttagtattttaaaaaacaaataataataataataataatatataaataatagaaaaaaaaaaaatgaatataattaCAACAttaggtaataataatagtaataataataaaaataatgataaaccaATGTCATATGAAGAGATTGAAAAATGGACAATTGAAAAGATGGATAAAATGTTGGGAGTTGATTCAAAGGAGATGGCAAAATATGTACTTTCAATGGATACAAATTCAGagattgaaaattatttagcAGATGTTTTAGGTAATACAAAAAAAGTTCAAACATTTAttgaacaattaattaaaaaaattaattcattaccaAGAAGAGTTTCAACAATTAAAGTTTATAAACcacaatcaaatcaaatgaataatattaaaaataaaaaaaatacaaccacaaccacaaccacaaccactacaactactactaataaaccaacaaaacaacaaattaGATCATTTAAAGagattgaaattgaaatgaaACCAGGTGAACCATGTGATTGTCAAGCAACAAGACATAAACTATTAACCAATTGTTTAAATTGTGGTAAAATTATGTGTGAACAAGATGCAGGGTTATCAAAGAAATGTAGTTTTTGTTCAACaccattatttacaaatccaattaatttatcaacacaacaacaacaattggttgaaaaaaatttaacaaatgcAGTTGAATATAAAGATAGAATTTTAGGTTATCAAAATACTCATGCTAAACGTACAATGGTTTATGATGATCAAGAGGATTATTTCTCAAATTCTACAAACAAATGGTTAACTGAAGaggaaagaaaaaaagttttacaacaagaacaagaatttaaacaaaaacaagaagattataaaaaaactacTAGAATTTCAATCGATTTTCAAGGTAGAAGAATTATTACTgcaccaattgataaaaaattatttgaatttgaaaaattatcatttcaagataaaaataaatcacaacaacaacaacaacaagatgaatataaatcaattcaaGATTTTAAAAGTAGAAATgctgaaattgataataatcttGGTAAAGATGTTAAATatacaaattcaaaacaaattaataataataataataatgatgatggtaatgataataaaaagatatcGGATCAAAGtggtaaaattatattaggtagtggtggtgatgatttaattacaAAACAATATTATGGCGTTGAAGAagatattgttgtttttaattcaaaagaaGTTTTATCAAATGTAAATCTAAAATATAGAGGTATTATGGAAGGTTTATGGTATGATCATActggttcaattaaaaagagattaccaaatttatcaatttataaaaattatattcaaaatttaaaagataattcTTGTAATTTCATTTCAATTTCACCACAAAATTATAGTAATCAagaatttcaatttattggtttaaatagtattgaaaattcaaattcaaatagtttaatattaccaaatcaaattaaagaatttttaaaacaattaattgattttacaaataaaaaagatttaaataattcaaataattctattaaaattaatatatcaatattaataccaagagaatttgaattttcaaatgaaaataattttaaattgttaaaGAGTATAATTGAAATGTATGTTATGGTTggaattaaatcatttagtTTAATATTACCAAGTGGTTGGAATGATTCATTTACGTTACCAATTTGTGcaccaaattcaacaaagAGTGAAGTTAACAATTCAAAAACTTATTCACAAACCCAAACCGCTTTCTTGACTCAATTGTATAAAcattataaaaacaatatcgaatttataatttgtcCATCAATgtttgaattgaatttatcTTCTGgtacaccaccaccatcacgtCAACAAATTGAATATTGGTTAGagattaataaatcaacaccTCAATCTTATCCAATTCTATTCACAACTTTATCAGGTTCTTTACAAAATTCAActttatcaaaaattaaaaatatttttgataaaagagatttaattgtaattgaaaaatatccttataaaaataaacaagttCAAGCTCAACaaaaatcaatcattttaCCAATTCAATGGGATCCATATCATTGTTCATTTGATGattataaatcatttttatgtGGTGTTTTAGCTTCACCGTTTGATTCAGAGTTTTATTTAGATGATTTAACAACAATGATAACTTTATGTACAACTTttattcaatatttgaaatcaCCTTTCAATTATCAAAGTGAATTAAGTTTACGTGCTACACTTGTTAACTTTACTGATGGTAATGAAGAGGTTGCTGATTGTTTagcaaatttaattttagcaCTTTCAAATGGTGTTTTCGatcaaattaattcaatagtTTTAACAAATCAATTAGaaagacaacaacaacaacaaactgataatatcattaaaaaagattcaattgatCCAAGAGATAGAATCTTTTTTGAAAATCttattaattattcaaatttagtTTTAGATTGTTTCAATAATTTACCTCATGACccattatttgattatttaaatttaattaaaaaaactttattaaattatttagattaaataaatgaaaaaataattatttattaaaaataatttaaaaatagttttttttttttttttaaaaaatttaattaatatgtaaagaaaaaataataa
It encodes the following:
- the tspD gene encoding tetraspanin family protein yields the protein MVEYLPSTPRYLKVPLIILNVILWLLGLVLVIIGGICVGFFSRFKELQEVGGVSESIKSISVSLPAGVLSIGIFFMVLTVAGCIVAYKEKMVGLVFYTILMLVLLVVLIGIGGEALTYHNADIGIEIEDNWKNISYSNQSVVIKKLEQFFECCCFDESDLKLNCTALCPQDDQKNILYNGTFCYDVIFGAVNSKLYLVGSAGVAIGVIELVSLMFALFLIVRLYKSNSYR